The genomic DNA CGTCACAGACCCGCAAAATCTGACCTGCGCTAATCTGTTCGGCTGAGCGCGCGAGGGCGTACCCGCCCTGCGCGCCCTTCACACTCACCACGAGCCCCGCTTTGCGGAGGGCGGCGAAGACGTGTTCCAAGTAGTTCTGTGAGATACCCTGTCGCTCCGCTATGCTACTGAGCGATACCAGCGGAGTGGAGGCGAGAGCTAAGTCTAGCATGGACTGTAGTGCGTAGCGCCCTTTAGCAGAGATGTTCATGGCCTAGAGTGAACCAAAGAGAGGCGTGGAAAGATACCTCTCTCCGGTGTCAGGAAGAATGACCACAATTGTCTTCCCCTCGTTCCCTGCGCGCCTGGCGATGGCGGTGG from Bacillota bacterium includes the following:
- a CDS encoding Rrf2 family transcriptional regulator, with the protein product MNISAKGRYALQSMLDLALASTPLVSLSSIAERQGISQNYLEHVFAALRKAGLVVSVKGAQGGYALARSAEQISAGQILRVCDVNLGQIEVDGMKPTSDTDAAAFVRNEVQKKMQESVNAILDATSLSYLAEEFFRRQCGSSLMYDI